DNA sequence from the Alosa sapidissima isolate fAloSap1 chromosome 13, fAloSap1.pri, whole genome shotgun sequence genome:
ATAAAAGTGGCacacagaagagaaaagaaagatgaGAACAGGAGGAGACTAAATCCAAATGAATGAAACTGAatagtcttttttttaaaaacacctcAAATGTTTCTGCTGGCGTTGATGCTAGCAATTTGACGTTAGCTAGCATGGGACAAGAACGATTGAGTGGATTGGCTATACTCTCCATAAAGAACAGCAGAGCCAGGCAGTTGGGTTTCAACGATATATCAATGACTTGCTTAACAGAAGGCCCGTAGAGTGAACTTCTAATGGTTGAGGTCTGCTTTTTTATGGCGTAGGCATATGTGAGGTGCACTTTTTGTGGAAGGCTATCTGACCGCTGAGTCTCTTAGGCtaaattaaagggacaccaggcaacgttttcgtgttaattactcatcttcgtaagtcagtatatggttaaatgactcgttacagggcgaatgaagactctctcgcccgcccctactgcctgtaggaagaatatcccgcttgcaagttcagtgtatcctacccgccgaccgaagcaggcaggctaacgaaacgctagagattgttgcaaacgtgtgtataatggcagagccggtgaagaagctgcgaaaacccttgacagaagacgcaaagaaaaggaaaagagcttcagaccgagcgagggggagtttcgtagagaaaaagcatcaggcttgcctggtgtccctttaagcaaTTGTGTGGTTATTGTGTAGGCGCCACGCATATGATTTGCTGTGTTTTCATTGATGGCTATTTAATTGTTCTATGGCTATATGTTTTCTGCGTTTCGGTTTCGGAAGTTGGGAGAATTCAGtttaacccttacaagcccgaccgttctaatttcgttaaaattttaacgatgaccaatcatctaatatctaagctgtccaatgactgattttatttctgaaatcttccccgtaatgctgacaacataagcttcaatttgatatgattggttaaggggtttatggcgcgaaatgttttggatacttttcacttcagtcgtacattttaacatggaccgctagatgccacctgcacttcgttagagtttacctcgactggaaaccacacagctggataaactgaggtaatatatattttacatcgtttctagttatggttaatcttaatttgtagtcataaaatcatgttatttgatagtaatatgctttctcatcagcgtcaacattatggcatagcgggggctaagtgcatcgtcatgtaactttagctagctgcattactctgaactgcttgcagtattctcgtttgctttttatatcagttattttcatttgacaatttcatttaaaaacctgttagtatacaacctgtaagtaagtttgttttctagtaccaatttgcttgttaggtaagcattatattggcaagtcagtatagcataccaaagctgaataaatcaatgggcgccgcgtttctaagttgcgttctcttacatgaaataagttgagcgatatttttactcctctcaatatgtagttgtagaaaacaagatgtgaaatcacggattctgtcagaaatgtagtgctaattaacgtattgcctctcatcgggttgttacctcgctaggcagtttgtagtgaactgttttaccttgcttctaaatgtcaaacatcagacgtgcttgtctcaacattttctaagatggcatgacttgatattctactcttctcaatatgtagttttatagaaaacatgatgtgaaatcacatattatgtcagaaatgtcattattgcatttaagcagttagttactaggtgaaatgtaatctgtctttatcttaatgccagccaggcaatcagatttagggtagctaaacctatgtgtaataaaatgacttttcatacttctaaatatttttgagttactcaaaatgcttcaatagtttaggctacctcttcttgtgtatgtatgtgcacacatctgtagttttgtgattttatttttttaattaataaatgtattacatttgtatgattttactgttgtttcagatggaggatgacaagacctacacagacctccttgcaggcctgaagaggtggctgactgctgatgagcttgcgctcacaatgttgaagaccatgtgaggatggaggaagaaggtatagatttaggtggcgtgcgtagggtggtgtagactgccactaaaacactgtgaaatagacttgttatgttgatttttatgttgttgtcccaggcatatgtggttttaccaaccggaacgggtgagaggttgtgcttagtaggccgttgtatgcaaacacacagtgcaggggcatgggacgaagagaccccagaagagtttaacagttttctgggattgatcattgacatgggacttcacttccctccctaatatccattgctactggggaaccaagtctctgaagggatcagggagcgttgaccaaatgagaaatacatattgtgtacactttttctccattgacattgctgtttcagtagtttcttattatttcaagtttggcaatgcagaatctggtgttgaacctaggtttggtagctacagccagaaagattttggcgaaaatctatcacaacagctggcaggcatttccgtcaaaatttcagcctcgccttcagctgctccaactactactctgtcatcttttcatcaagtacatattcctgtacagcaggagccaaagaaaaattgttggctttgttataaaaacaacacataataacactaaagtagcttgtatggcctggagtttagcggtaggtgactgcttttttggtaaacaaaattgctgtcagatttggcattctacagaaggggatgcgtttcgttatgagtcataggtcctctgtgtttaaccttcaggttccccaccccacctttccctatcctcctctgtgtgtgtgtgtgtgtgtgtgtgagtttgtgtttatatgtgtgtatgtgtttattctcaacaggcttgttctatgtaatccactttcaaatgtttagacacattgatttttgagtgatgttgaagttgattgtattcctagcttttcataaataatacattttatagatgtatataattttcatattacactaatttatataaggaagttgtatctgttgaatcaaatgtattctacgtctcttcagaattgatcttcaataaatatacagtatacttacttcctgtattactggtaaggtacatgtttttcttttatatatcattattgttgactgtagcatttgcttatatacaaataaatggtttattcttatggaccaaatacatctaaaccattgtgtctgacttcattattagtttttatgcatacttttatgtttttggtgagaaagagaatgcgaattctgttaacattctaaatcccgtttcctgcatttttatacacttatcacttaatttatcataacttttgaaaggttaatggtattccaattcagtcttttttgttaaatagcccacaacttgctgaacatgtcatacactctatatttttctctatctcgtatagaaatatgatgaaaattcatttttatgcgaatgaaattcaattttaacaaatttcggtatacatttggagaggattttcaaagactgttcattactatatcaacattaccatatgtattttacatcatttgatagaactgacccttctgattacaatggtatgtatatcccattgatggtatgtattatactcaagaaataagtttttttgtgtaaggaggtcatccagcaccaaaaatggaatgttcggcacgggcacgaaagggttaacagGTGGTAGCAACTGTGCATGGCTCTTTCTGATCATTTTGGTgaatctccatcacacacatgcaattttgtgtgcgtgtgcttgtgtcgcggggggtggggttggtgttcggggggggggggggcaaatgaaAATGCTTGCACCGGGGCCCAGCATACTCTACGCTACACTACGCCACTGTTCTTTTTTGAGAACAGTGCTTCTGAGATTTTTGGTCCATAATAAAATAATCTGTTATAACCATTAGTTATAATGCATTCAAGCAACAGTTCATAATGCATTGAGGATTGCAAAAGAGTCTCATGCTTGTTTGTGAACTAtttgaattattattataattacttATGATCACAATATAAGGTGTTATGAATGTATGCATAACTCATTATAACAGTGaccttcatagaaagtgttaccaCATCGTTCATTATTGGCAAAAAGTCTGTTTTAGCCAACGGACCTGTTAATGATTGAGTGATTTTAAATGCAAATAGAATAGTCGAAACATGTTACAAATTCTGATCACAATTCATTCTGATTCTAATTAAAAACAATATACTCATATTCTGAAGAGACTTTTATTATGTAGGAGTTACAGAGTGGTCACAGCAATCAGGATATTAATCCAAATGAGTGACTGGTCAGAAGATTTCACAGGATTTACTCTGCAGCCTCCTTGCCCTGAGAAAGAGAAATTgaggaataaaataaaattgagTATGAACATATGATGGCTTATAATACAATGAAATATGGCAAATTAGATTTACCTTTCCAGAATCACGGCTCTTTGCTCTCATCTTGTTGACCTGGGATTCAGCAATGTCAGCAcgctcctcagcctcctccagCTCATGCTGAACCTTCCTGAACTTAGACAGGTGGGAGTTGGATTGCTCCTCCTAATAATGAAAAAGTATGTTTGAGCTCAGATACTTCTGTTTTGAAGCAATGAAAATTAATTTAGGGTCCAGGTGATAGCAGTTCTTTTAAAACGTTTACTTTCAAAACACTGAACTTAAAGGACTAAGAGATACAAAATGTTTTGGTGTTCATCCTTCCTGTTGCATTCATTACAACTGATGGTGGTATTTGGAGGAACTGAAAAGTTGTTTATCTTTTATTCTTTTTAGTCCAGTGTTTTCAAATTAGACATTATCATTTTATTAATATGAAAGGCAAGACGTTTGACCATATAGGCAACACAAGAAACAACTTACAGCTTCCTCAGCCTGTCTCTTGTAGGATTTGACCTTCAGCTGCAGCTTGTCAACCAGGTCCTGCAGTCTGTTGACGTTTTTCTTGTCCTCCTCAGtctacaaaaagaaaaacaatctgTCAATCATTGTCCTCCTTGAGATAAATGCTGTTCAATAGTGGTAAAAGAAACTTTGTACCTGGTAGGTGAGCTCCTTCACCCTCCTCTCGTATTTGCGGACTCCCTTGACAGCATCAACACCACGTCGTTGTTCATTTTCAACCTCACTTTCCAACTCACgaacctttacataaacaagattttcatttcacaatgtcttcattttatttattacatTCTGAATATCTCACCCAAGTTTAGTCACTTACTCTGGACTCCAGTTTCTGGAGTTGTTTCTTACCACCCTTCATGGCCAGATTCTCAGCCTCATCCAGGCGGTGCTGCAGATCCTTCACAGTGACCTCCAGGttcttcttcatcctctccAGATGAGAACTGGTGTCCTGCTCCTTCTTCAGCTCCTCCGCCATCATGGCAGCCTGAATAATGGGAAATTGTGTTTTAGATCACAGAAATTACGTACAGTATTTAGCTCATAATATGCAGTActaaagttcaaaataaaacattgCTTACATCAGTGATGGCTTTCTTGGCCTTGTCCTCAGCATTTCTAGCCTCCTGGACGATGTCATCAACCTCACCTTGGATCTGAACCAAGTCAGCCTCAAGCTTCTTCTTGGTGTTAATCAGACTTGTGTTCTGACATTCAGAAATAATTCCAAATATGTTACATGgtgaaaaatattttgaaagaaCTGTGGGTACaatagaaaatatttttttgggtGAGAAAAATATATCCCCACCTGAGAGTGCAGGAGGCCAACACGCTCACTAGCATCAACCAGCTCCTGTTCAGCCACTTTgcggcctctctctgtctgctccagAGCAACTCTGAGCTCCTCAATCTCAGCCACCATCAGGGTGTTCCTGCGCTCCACCATGGCAACCTGCTCCTTCCCGTCTTCTTGTCCTCTGACAGCATCATCAAGGTGCAGTTGGGCATCCTAAAAAAACATGGAATGACAAAAGATGTGCCATACTACCAAGCCAAAATTATATAATATTGATTCATGGACATTCTTGAACAATTAACCAAATAGTAATTATAGTAAGATAGGATCATTGTACTATTTTATTGCACAACTGACCTTGAGTTGACTCTGCACATTTCTCAGTTGTTTCTGGTACTCGGCAGCCTGGCGGTTAGCATGGCTCAACTGAATCTCCATCTCATTgaggtctccctccatcttcttcttgATTCTCAGGGCATCATTTCTGCTCCTGacctcagagtccagagtgctctgCATGGAGTCGGCTATCCTCTGGGCATTCCTCTTGATCTGCTCcatctcctcatccttctcCGCAAGCTTCCTGTCAACCTCACCCTTGATCTGGTTGAGTTCAAGTTGGACACGAAGAATCTTGGACTCCTCATGTTCAAGAGTTCCCTAAACAAGAAAATCAAgaattttaaaatataaaaaacatcATAATTTCCGTTTCTGACTGTGTAGGAAACCCCTCCTGATTTTTACCTCAGCCTCTTCCAGGGCTGTCTGGATCTCAGTCTTTTCCGTCTCAACAATCTTCTTGGACTTCTCCAGCTCATGGATGCTCTTTCCAGTCTCACCAAGCTGCTCAGTCAGGTCAGAGATCTCCTCTGCAAATATGCAGTTATATTACAGCAAACATTATCTGAaagtttaaaaatatttttgagttgGATATGTATTGGGTTGTTTTTGACTCACGTTGTAAATTCTTGTTCTCCCTCTTCAGGGTCTCCAGGTGGTCAAGAGACTCCTCATAGGAGTTCTTCATCTTGAACAGCTCAGTGCTGAGAGAACGAGCCTCTTTCTGAGCACCCTCCAACTCTGCCTGACCCTCCTCGTACTTCTGCTTCCATTCTGCCAGGACCTTGTAGAAACagatgttgtgttgttgtgaggCTTATACTTATTCACCTACATTCCACATCTGAATTATGTTTTGGAGGAATTACCTTGTCAAAGTTTCTTTGCTTCTTGTCAAGGTTGGCAGCTAGACCATTGGCTCTCTCCACATCAATCATGAGGTCCTCAACCTCACCCTGGAGTCTCTGCTTGGTCTTATCTAGAGAGGCACATTTTGAGTTGGTTGCCTCGATTTGCTCCTCAGCCTCCTGGAGACGCTGGGCAAGCTTTTTTCTGAAGGAAAAAACATCAGATTTAAGACAGAAAAGATTTTTTAGAACGTTTTAGTCAACAAAATATATCCAACTGTGTTTTTGCATCTTTAGCACATACTTGGACTCCTCAAGCTCCTCAGTGCGCTGGATGGCATCAGTTTCGTACTTGGTCCTCCACTGAGCAACCTCGCTGTTGGCCTTGGACATGCCACGTTGAAGCTCAGCCTTTgcttcctgctcctcctcaaaCTGCTCTCTTAGAAGGTCGCAGTCGTGGCGAGCTGACTGAACAGCATGAGCCAGGGCATTCTTGGCCTGTTTGTTAACAAGTAAGGGTGTTTATGAAAGCATTTCTCCAAATGTGATTGATGTAATCCAAATTCTTCATTTCATGCAAAGGCAACAGTACCTTGACTTCCTCTTCATTCAGTCTTTTTAGCTCCTCAACTTGCTGAGTGAAGGCCTGTTTGCTTCTGGTCAGCTGAGACACAAGAGCATCTTTCTCCTCAACCTGGCGGCCAAGCTCACCATTTTCAGTCTGAAGTCTTGCTCTCTGACCACTGAGGTCATTGACCTGACGGGCAGCCTCATCACTCTTGGCCTTGGTTTCACTAAGTTGGTCTTCAAGGGTACGGCACATTTTCTCCAGATTTCCCTGTTTATGAAAATGCCCATTAGTAGAAAAACGTTTATTGTAAGTTGGTTTGTTTAAAAGATAACATGAGGGTAAATATCTCATCAACCTTAGCTTTAGCAACAGCCTCCATGTTGCTGGCGAGATCATCTATTTCCATCTTGTAttcactcttctccttctcaagCTTCTGCTTGACACGTTGGAGGTTGTCAATCTGCTCTCCCAGCTCAGCCACACTGTCTGCCTGCTTCTTACGGAGAGCTGACGCAGTGGCTTCGTGCTGAAGGGTGGACTCTTCAAGGTCACGACGCAGCTTCTGGAACTCAGCCTCACGCTTCTTGTTCATCTCAATTTGAGCAGCAGTGGCACCACCAGCCTCCTCAAGCCTTTCACTAATCTCCTCAAGTTCCCTGGAGAGATCAGCTCTCTGCTTCTCAACCTTGGCACGAGCTGCACGCTCAGACTCAATCTCTTCCTCTAGTTCCTCAATGCGGgcctaatgaaaaaaaatattatgttaGTACAACAGAAAACTGCAAAAACACTCAGAGTTTGAGTTGGCGGAGAATAATTAAACCTGAAGCTCCTTGATCTTTTTCTGCAGCTGAGCACCAAGTGATTGTTCATCTTCAATCTTACTTAGAAGTTGACTCGTTTCAAAGTCCTTCCTGATTAAAAAAGattaaagaaaaggaagaatCATTTCTGAAGTTGGCTGCATACATGGGAATAGAACAGTGATATTTTGTAATAAATAATGCCTTTACTTCTTTATCTTCTCATCAGACTGCTGCTTGTCATTCTCCAGATCCATGATGGTCTCCTGGGCCAGCTTCAGGTCACCCTCAAGCTTTCTCTTGGCTCTCTCAAGGTCCATGCGGAGTTTCTTTTCTTGCTCCAGGGAACCCTCAAGCTGCCAATTTGAATTGTGAGGTGAGTATGTGGTAAATGTTGAAATTTCAGTGTGAGAAGTTGTCAAATGTTAATTTTTGTACTTACATCATCCACTTGCTGTTCAAGCTTAGTC
Encoded proteins:
- the LOC121680853 gene encoding myosin heavy chain, fast skeletal muscle-like isoform X3 is translated as MMTNHKPEIIEMSLITSNPYDFPMCSQGQIAVASIDDKEELDATDDAIDILGFTGEEKNTIYKLTGAVLHHGNMKFKQKQREEQAEPDGTEDADKVSYLLGLNSADMLKALCYPRVKVGNEYVTKGQTVPQVNNSVSALSKSIYERMFLWMVIRINQMLDTKQPRQFYIGVLDIAGFEIFDYNSMEQLCINFTNEKLQQFFNHTMFVLEQEEYKKEGIVWEFIDFGMDLAACIELIEKPMGIFAILEEECMFPKASDTTFKNKLYDQHLGKNQAFEKPKPKKGKAEAHFSLVHYAGTVDYNVTGWLDKNKDPLNDSVVQLYQKSGVKLLPVLYPPVVEETGGGKKKKKGGSMQTVSSQFRENLGKLMTNLRSTHPHFVRCLIPNEIKKPGYMQNFLVIHQLRCNGVLEGIRICRKGFPSRILYGDFKQRYKVLNASVIPDGQFIDNKKAAERLLGSIDVDHTQYMFGHTKVFFKAGLLGDLEEMRDEKLVSLVTMTQALCRAYLMRREFSKMMERRESVYTIQYNIRSFMNVKHWPWMKVYYKIKPLLKSAETEKELANMKENYEKLKVDCAKATARKKELEEKMVALVQERNDLALQVSSGNEGLNDAEERCEGLIKSKIQLEAKLKETTERLEDEEEINAELTAKKRKLEDECSELKKDIDDLELTLAKVEKEKHATENKVKNLTEEMASQDESLAKLTKEKKALQEAHQQTLDDLQAEEDKVNTLTKSKTKLEQQVDDLEGSLEQEKKLRMDLERAKRKLEGDLKLAQETIMDLENDKQQSDEKIKKKDFETSQLLSKIEDEQSLGAQLQKKIKELQARIEELEEEIESERAARAKVEKQRADLSRELEEISERLEEAGGATAAQIEMNKKREAEFQKLRRDLEESTLQHEATASALRKKQADSVAELGEQIDNLQRVKQKLEKEKSEYKMEIDDLASNMEAVAKAKGNLEKMCRTLEDQLSETKAKSDEAARQVNDLSGQRARLQTENGELGRQVEEKDALVSQLTRSKQAFTQQVEELKRLNEEEVKAKNALAHAVQSARHDCDLLREQFEEEQEAKAELQRGMSKANSEVAQWRTKYETDAIQRTEELEESKKKLAQRLQEAEEQIEATNSKCASLDKTKQRLQGEVEDLMIDVERANGLAANLDKKQRNFDKVLAEWKQKYEEGQAELEGAQKEARSLSTELFKMKNSYEESLDHLETLKRENKNLQQEISDLTEQLGETGKSIHELEKSKKIVETEKTEIQTALEEAEGTLEHEESKILRVQLELNQIKGEVDRKLAEKDEEMEQIKRNAQRIADSMQSTLDSEVRSRNDALRIKKKMEGDLNEMEIQLSHANRQAAEYQKQLRNVQSQLKDAQLHLDDAVRGQEDGKEQVAMVERRNTLMVAEIEELRVALEQTERGRKVAEQELVDASERVGLLHSQNTSLINTKKKLEADLVQIQGEVDDIVQEARNAEDKAKKAITDAAMMAEELKKEQDTSSHLERMKKNLEVTVKDLQHRLDEAENLAMKGGKKQLQKLESRVRELESEVENEQRRGVDAVKGVRKYERRVKELTYQTEEDKKNVNRLQDLVDKLQLKVKSYKRQAEEAEEQSNSHLSKFRKVQHELEEAEERADIAESQVNKMRAKSRDSGKGKEAAE